The following proteins come from a genomic window of Pseudomonas putida:
- a CDS encoding FAD-dependent oxidoreductase has product MNAALNNGPAQRAPSYYSATLNDHSEYPQLKGTVQVDVAIIGGGFTGVATAVELAERGLKVAIVETNRIGWGASGRNGGQVTGSLSGDEAMRAQMRNHLGAEVDDFIWHLRWRGHQVIEQRVARYGIDCDLKRGHLHAAMKPSHMNELRAFEAEARRRGMGEQVQLLDRSAVAEHLQSPLYLGALKNLRNLHLHPLNLCLGEARAAHGLGALIFENSEVLDIVHGPRPAVVTAHGRVEARQVMLAGDVYHKLEKRQLKGKIFPAMGGIVTTAPLGELAEQINPQDLAVYDCRFVLDYYRLTADKRLLFGGGANYSGKDSRDIEGELRPCIERTFPALKGVPIEFQWSCAMGIVVNRIPQLGKLSDNVWYCQGYSGHGIATSHIMGEIMAEALTGTLEKFDTFAQCKHVRVPMGDLLGNPLLAAGMWYYQMLEKLR; this is encoded by the coding sequence ATGAACGCAGCATTGAACAACGGCCCGGCGCAGCGCGCGCCGTCCTATTACAGCGCCACCCTCAACGACCACAGCGAGTACCCGCAACTCAAGGGCACAGTACAGGTGGATGTGGCGATCATCGGCGGTGGCTTTACGGGCGTGGCCACGGCAGTGGAACTGGCCGAGCGCGGCCTGAAGGTCGCCATCGTCGAAACCAACCGCATCGGCTGGGGCGCCAGCGGGCGCAACGGTGGCCAGGTCACCGGCAGCCTGTCGGGCGACGAAGCCATGCGCGCACAGATGCGCAACCACCTGGGCGCCGAAGTCGACGATTTCATCTGGCACTTGCGCTGGCGCGGGCACCAGGTGATCGAGCAGCGCGTGGCGCGCTATGGCATCGATTGCGACCTCAAGCGTGGCCACCTGCATGCAGCCATGAAGCCTTCGCACATGAACGAGCTGCGTGCGTTCGAGGCCGAAGCACGGCGCCGCGGCATGGGCGAGCAGGTGCAACTGCTCGACCGCTCTGCAGTGGCGGAGCATCTGCAAAGCCCGCTTTATCTGGGCGCGTTGAAGAACCTGCGCAACCTGCACCTGCACCCACTCAACCTGTGCCTGGGCGAAGCCCGTGCCGCACATGGCCTGGGTGCACTGATATTCGAAAATTCCGAAGTACTGGACATCGTCCATGGCCCGCGCCCGGCGGTGGTTACCGCCCACGGCCGGGTGGAGGCACGCCAGGTGATGTTGGCCGGTGATGTGTATCACAAGCTGGAAAAGCGCCAGCTCAAGGGCAAGATCTTCCCAGCCATGGGCGGTATCGTCACCACCGCGCCGCTGGGTGAACTGGCCGAGCAGATCAACCCCCAGGACCTGGCGGTGTACGACTGCCGCTTCGTCCTCGACTACTACCGCCTGACGGCCGACAAGCGCCTGCTGTTCGGCGGCGGCGCCAACTACTCGGGCAAGGACTCACGCGACATCGAAGGCGAATTGCGCCCCTGCATCGAACGCACCTTCCCGGCATTGAAGGGGGTGCCGATCGAGTTCCAGTGGAGCTGCGCCATGGGCATCGTGGTCAACCGCATCCCGCAGTTGGGCAAGCTGTCGGACAACGTGTGGTACTGCCAGGGTTACTCGGGGCATGGCATTGCCACCAGCCACATCATGGGTGAAATCATGGCCGAGGCGTTGACCGGGACGCTGGAGAAGTTCGACACCTTCGCCCAGTGCAAGCATGTGCGGGTGCCGATGGGGGACTTGCTGGGGAATCCGCTGCTGGCGGCGGGGATGTGGTACTACCAGATGCTCGAGAAGCTGCGCTGA
- a CDS encoding glutamine synthetase gives MHFAPVEQATRFLADNPDIELFELFILDANGVPRGKLLHREELLAVYQTGRPLPSTILGLTLNGDDVENSGLVWDVGDIDCRAYPLDGSLVRLPWRRVPTAAVQVSMHPKEGLPASIADPRHVLLRTIEALKADGYHPVMACELEFYLLDQQRDAQGRPQPALDNDGGRPRSTQVYGLRELEQIEPFLADLYAACKAQGIPARTAISEYAPGQVEITLEHGDALQAMDQAVRYKRLVKGVAHAHGMQACFMAKPFAQLAGTGMHMHLSLADSDGNNLFASEDKAGTPLLRQAVAGMLRHLRDSLLLFCPNANSYRRFQANSYAPLAPTWGVDNRTVSLRVPGGPANSRHVEHRICGADANPYLAAAAILAASHRGIREQLDPGAPVEGNGYAQATEHLPTDWLTALDALQHSDWAREALGEDFLGVYLKVKRAEYRQFMAEVSEQDWRWYLHQA, from the coding sequence ATGCACTTTGCCCCTGTAGAGCAGGCTACCCGTTTTCTGGCCGACAACCCCGATATCGAGCTGTTTGAACTGTTCATCCTCGACGCCAACGGCGTGCCACGCGGCAAACTGTTGCACCGCGAGGAACTGCTGGCCGTGTACCAGACCGGCCGGCCACTGCCCAGCACCATCCTTGGCCTGACCCTCAATGGCGACGACGTGGAAAACTCCGGCCTGGTGTGGGACGTCGGCGATATCGACTGCCGTGCCTACCCGCTTGACGGCAGCCTGGTGCGCCTGCCCTGGCGCCGGGTGCCCACCGCCGCAGTGCAGGTGAGCATGCACCCCAAGGAGGGCCTGCCCGCCAGCATCGCTGACCCACGCCATGTGCTGCTGCGCACCATCGAAGCGCTGAAGGCTGACGGTTATCACCCGGTGATGGCCTGCGAGCTGGAGTTCTACCTGCTTGACCAGCAGCGTGATGCCCAAGGCCGCCCACAACCGGCGCTGGACAACGACGGCGGCCGCCCCCGCAGCACCCAGGTCTATGGCCTGCGCGAACTGGAGCAGATCGAACCGTTCCTCGCCGACCTGTACGCTGCCTGCAAGGCCCAAGGCATCCCGGCGCGCACGGCCATTTCGGAGTACGCCCCCGGCCAGGTGGAAATCACCCTGGAGCATGGCGATGCGCTGCAGGCGATGGACCAGGCGGTGCGCTACAAACGCCTCGTAAAAGGTGTGGCCCATGCCCACGGCATGCAGGCCTGCTTCATGGCCAAGCCATTCGCCCAGCTGGCCGGCACCGGCATGCACATGCACCTGAGCCTGGCCGACAGCGACGGCAACAACCTGTTTGCCAGCGAAGACAAGGCCGGCACCCCGCTGCTGCGCCAGGCCGTGGCCGGCATGCTGCGCCACCTGCGCGACTCGCTGTTGCTGTTCTGCCCCAACGCCAACTCGTACCGCCGTTTCCAGGCCAACAGCTATGCGCCACTGGCGCCAACCTGGGGCGTGGACAACCGCACCGTGAGCCTGCGCGTGCCGGGTGGCCCGGCCAACAGCCGGCATGTGGAGCACCGCATCTGTGGCGCTGATGCCAACCCTTACCTGGCTGCAGCGGCGATCCTTGCTGCCAGCCACCGGGGCATCCGCGAACAGCTTGACCCAGGCGCCCCCGTTGAAGGCAACGGCTATGCCCAGGCCACCGAACACCTGCCCACCGACTGGCTGACCGCCCTCGACGCCCTGCAACATTCCGATTGGGCCCGCGAAGCATTGGGCGAAGACTTCCTTGGCGTGTACCTGAAGGTCAAGCGCGCCGAGTACCGCCAGTTCATGGCCGAAGTCAGCGAACAGGACTGGCGCTGGTACCTGCACCAGGCCTGA
- the hrpA gene encoding ATP-dependent RNA helicase HrpA has protein sequence MTDHAIDKLLQNLDHAMIADRHRLRRQLHELRKRPDEAKLAQWVEKVQASCAQVTARQQSVPTVRYDDNLPIAAKRDEIKKALAENQVLVIAGETGSGKTTQLPKICLELGRGSHGLIAHTQPRRIAARSVAARVAEELGTPLGALVGYQVRFEDQSDSNTLVKLMTDGILLAETQHDRFLERYDTIIVDEAHERSLNIDFLLGYLKTLLHRRPDLKLIITSATIDLERFSRHFDGAPIIEVSGRTFPVDTWYRPLTSEQDEEGNQIEDDLTVDQAILATLDELAQHERSEGKGPGDVLIFLPGEREIRDAAEILRKAQLRHTEILPLYARLSPAEQQRIFQPHTGRRVVLATNVAETSLTVPGIRYVIDTGTARISRYSYRAKVQRLPIEAVSQASANQRKGRCGRVEPGICVRLYSEEDFNSRPAFTDPEILRTNLAAVILQMLHLRLGAIDAFPFIEPPDGKAISDGFNLLQELSAVNRENQLTPIGRQLARLPIDPRLGRMLLEGARLGSLQEVLIVTSALSVQDPRERPPERQQAADQAHAQWKDVDSDFAALVNLWRGFEEQRQALTANPLRNWCRKQFLNYLRLREWRDAHRQLALICRDLQLTVNKEPTDYQKLHKAILSGLLSQIGQKTEEGDYQGARQRRFWVHPSSGLGRKRPQWVMAAELVETTKLYARMVAKIEPDWIEPLAGHLIKKNHFEPHWEKKRGQVVAYEQITLYGLILVGRRPVHYGPIDPATSRELFIREGLVGGEIQSRAKCLAANKRLLEELDELEAKARRRDILADEETLYAFYEARLPAEIHQTATFDSWYRMGSQKDANLLIMREEDVLAREASEVTAAQYPDSMQVGDLRLPLSYHFEPGHPRDGVTVRVPAPLLPSLPGERLEWLVPGLLEAKCVALVRNLPKALRKNFVPVPDFVKASLARMTFGQGALPQALGQELLRMTGARVSDEAWDESVNQVEGHLRMNIEVVDGQGKFLGEGRDLAELTARFAAASQAALAVPRDAKGEQPVQAKAFSEVKQTAQQKIAGLSMTVYPALVEDNGTVREGRFSTQAEAEFQHRRALQRLLLQQLAEPAKFLRGKLPGLTELGLLYREMGRVEALVEDILLASLDSCILEGEQPLPRDGAALAALAERKRGSWAEHAERLARQTLEVLKLWHGLQKRFKGKIDLSQAVALNDIKQQLGNLVYPGFVRETPGVWFKELPRYLKAVELRLEKLGSQVQKDRVWSGELANLWAQYKARADKHAREGKRDEQLALYRWWLEEYRVSLFAQQLGTKVPISDKRLSKQWSQVEG, from the coding sequence ATGACTGACCACGCCATCGACAAACTGCTGCAAAACCTCGACCACGCCATGATTGCCGACCGCCATCGCCTGCGCCGGCAACTGCACGAACTGCGCAAGCGCCCCGACGAGGCGAAGCTGGCGCAGTGGGTGGAGAAGGTCCAGGCCTCCTGCGCTCAGGTCACCGCGCGTCAGCAGAGCGTGCCCACCGTACGCTACGACGACAACCTGCCCATCGCCGCCAAGCGTGACGAAATCAAGAAGGCCTTGGCCGAAAACCAGGTGTTGGTGATCGCCGGCGAAACCGGCTCTGGCAAGACGACCCAGTTGCCGAAGATCTGCCTTGAGCTTGGCCGTGGCAGCCATGGGTTGATCGCCCATACCCAGCCACGCAGGATCGCAGCGCGTAGCGTGGCAGCGCGGGTCGCCGAAGAGCTGGGCACGCCCTTGGGCGCGCTGGTCGGCTACCAGGTGCGTTTCGAAGACCAGAGCGATTCCAACACCTTGGTCAAGCTGATGACCGACGGCATCCTCCTGGCCGAAACCCAGCACGACCGCTTCCTTGAGCGCTACGACACGATCATCGTCGACGAAGCGCACGAGCGCAGCCTGAACATCGACTTCCTGCTCGGCTACCTGAAAACGTTGCTGCATCGCCGACCGGACCTGAAACTGATCATTACCTCGGCCACCATCGACCTGGAGCGCTTTTCCAGGCACTTCGACGGTGCGCCGATCATCGAGGTGTCCGGGCGCACCTTCCCGGTGGACACCTGGTACCGCCCGCTGACCAGCGAACAGGACGAAGAGGGCAACCAGATCGAGGACGACCTCACGGTCGACCAGGCCATCCTTGCCACCCTCGACGAGCTGGCGCAGCACGAACGCAGCGAAGGCAAGGGCCCGGGCGATGTGCTGATCTTTCTGCCGGGCGAGCGGGAAATCCGTGATGCCGCCGAGATCCTGCGCAAGGCGCAACTGCGCCATACCGAGATTTTGCCGCTGTACGCGCGCCTGTCGCCGGCCGAGCAGCAGCGTATCTTCCAACCGCACACCGGGCGCCGCGTGGTGCTGGCCACCAACGTCGCCGAAACCTCGCTGACCGTGCCGGGCATCCGCTATGTGATCGACACCGGTACTGCGCGCATCAGCCGCTACAGCTACCGCGCCAAGGTCCAGCGCCTGCCGATCGAGGCGGTGTCACAGGCCAGTGCCAACCAGCGAAAAGGCCGTTGCGGCCGGGTCGAGCCGGGCATTTGCGTGCGCCTCTACAGCGAAGAGGACTTCAACAGCCGGCCAGCGTTTACCGACCCGGAGATTCTGCGCACCAACCTGGCGGCGGTGATCCTGCAGATGTTGCACCTGCGCCTGGGCGCAATCGATGCCTTCCCGTTCATCGAGCCGCCAGATGGCAAAGCCATCAGCGACGGCTTCAACCTGTTGCAGGAGCTTTCGGCGGTCAACCGCGAGAACCAGCTGACGCCAATTGGCCGCCAGCTGGCGCGCTTGCCGATCGACCCGCGGCTGGGCCGCATGCTGCTTGAAGGCGCGCGCCTGGGCAGCCTGCAGGAAGTACTGATCGTCACCAGCGCGCTGTCGGTGCAGGACCCGCGTGAACGCCCTCCAGAACGCCAGCAGGCCGCCGATCAGGCGCACGCACAGTGGAAGGACGTGGACTCGGACTTCGCTGCGCTGGTCAACCTGTGGCGTGGTTTCGAGGAACAACGCCAGGCGCTGACCGCCAACCCGCTGCGCAACTGGTGCCGCAAGCAGTTCCTGAACTACTTGCGGCTGCGCGAGTGGCGCGATGCTCATCGTCAGTTGGCGCTGATTTGCCGCGACCTGCAACTGACGGTGAACAAGGAACCGACTGATTACCAGAAGCTGCACAAGGCGATCCTCAGCGGGCTGCTCAGCCAGATCGGCCAGAAGACCGAAGAGGGCGACTACCAGGGCGCCCGCCAGCGGCGCTTCTGGGTGCATCCGTCGTCGGGCCTGGGGCGCAAGCGCCCGCAGTGGGTCATGGCTGCCGAGCTGGTCGAAACCACCAAGCTGTATGCGCGCATGGTGGCCAAGATCGAGCCGGACTGGATCGAGCCGCTGGCTGGCCACCTGATCAAGAAAAACCATTTTGAGCCGCACTGGGAGAAGAAGCGCGGGCAGGTGGTGGCCTACGAGCAGATCACCCTCTACGGCCTGATCCTGGTCGGCCGCCGGCCAGTGCACTACGGCCCGATCGACCCGGCGACCTCGCGCGAGCTGTTTATCCGCGAAGGCCTGGTGGGGGGCGAAATCCAGTCGCGGGCCAAGTGCCTGGCGGCCAACAAGCGCCTGCTTGAAGAGCTGGACGAGCTGGAAGCCAAGGCTCGCCGGCGTGACATCCTGGCTGACGAAGAAACGCTGTACGCTTTCTACGAAGCGCGCCTGCCGGCAGAAATCCACCAGACGGCGACCTTCGACAGTTGGTACCGCATGGGCAGCCAGAAGGACGCCAACCTGCTGATCATGCGCGAGGAGGACGTGCTGGCCCGCGAGGCCAGCGAAGTGACCGCCGCACAGTACCCCGACAGTATGCAGGTGGGCGATTTGCGTCTGCCGCTGAGCTACCACTTCGAGCCCGGCCACCCCCGTGATGGTGTGACGGTGCGGGTGCCGGCGCCGCTGCTGCCGAGCCTGCCGGGCGAGCGCCTGGAGTGGCTGGTGCCGGGCCTGCTGGAGGCCAAGTGCGTGGCGCTGGTGCGCAACCTGCCCAAGGCCCTGCGCAAGAACTTCGTCCCGGTGCCAGACTTCGTCAAGGCTTCGCTGGCGCGCATGACCTTCGGCCAAGGGGCGCTGCCGCAGGCCCTGGGCCAGGAGCTGTTGCGCATGACCGGGGCACGTGTGTCGGACGAGGCCTGGGACGAGTCGGTCAACCAGGTCGAAGGCCACCTGCGCATGAACATCGAAGTGGTCGATGGTCAGGGCAAGTTCCTTGGCGAAGGCCGCGACCTGGCGGAACTGACCGCGCGCTTTGCTGCCGCCAGCCAGGCTGCCTTGGCCGTGCCGCGTGACGCCAAGGGTGAGCAGCCGGTGCAAGCCAAGGCCTTCAGCGAAGTGAAGCAGACCGCCCAGCAGAAGATCGCCGGCCTGTCGATGACCGTGTACCCGGCGCTGGTGGAAGACAACGGCACCGTGCGTGAAGGGCGCTTCTCGACCCAGGCCGAAGCCGAGTTTCAGCACCGCCGCGCATTGCAACGGCTGTTGCTGCAGCAGTTGGCCGAGCCGGCCAAGTTCCTGCGCGGCAAGCTGCCGGGGCTGACCGAGCTGGGCCTGCTGTACCGTGAAATGGGGCGGGTCGAGGCGCTGGTCGAAGACATTCTGCTGGCCAGCCTGGACAGTTGCATCCTTGAAGGCGAACAACCGTTGCCACGTGATGGCGCGGCCTTGGCCGCGCTGGCTGAACGCAAGCGCGGCAGCTGGGCCGAGCATGCCGAGCGCCTGGCAAGGCAGACCCTGGAAGTGCTGAAGCTGTGGCATGGTCTGCAAAAACGCTTCAAGGGCAAGATCGACCTGAGCCAAGCGGTGGCACTGAACGACATCAAGCAGCAGCTAGGCAACCTGGTGTACCCGGGCTTCGTCCGCGAAACGCCTGGGGTGTGGTTCAAGGAGTTGCCGCGTTACCTCAAGGCGGTTGAATTGCGTCTCGAAAAACTCGGCTCGCAAGTACAGAAGGACCGGGTGTGGAGCGGCGAGTTGGCCAATTTGTGGGCGCAGTACAAGGCCCGTGCCGACAAGCATGCCCGGGAAGGCAAGCGCGATGAGCAACTGGCGCTGTACCGCTGGTGGCTGGAAGAATATCGCGTGTCGCTGTTCGCCCAGCAGTTGGGGACCAAGGTACCGATTTCTGACAAGCGATTGAGCAAACAATGGAGTCAGGTGGAAGGCTAA
- a CDS encoding beta-ketoacyl-ACP synthase III — protein MHNVVISGTGLYTPAQSISNEELVASFNAWSQQFNQDNAAAIERGEVEAAPLSDAAFIEKASGIKSRFVMDKAGILDPQRMKPRLPERSNDEPSVLCEMAVAAARQALERAGRTAADVDGVIVACSNLQRPYPAIAIEVQQALGVQGFAFDMNVACSSATFGIQTAANSVALGQARAVLMVNPEVCTGHLNFRDRDSHFIFGDAATAVLLERADQATSAHQFDVVSSKLWTEFSNNIRNNFGFLNRAAEEGEGAADKLFIQEGRKVFREVCPKVAELIGEHLEENGLQPSDVKRFWLHQANLSMNHLIVKKLLGREVAEEDAPVILDRYANTSSAGSVIAFHLYQDDLAKGSLGVLSSFGAGYSIGSVILRKR, from the coding sequence GTGCATAACGTCGTGATCAGCGGCACCGGCCTGTACACCCCGGCCCAGAGCATTTCCAACGAAGAGCTGGTGGCTTCCTTCAACGCCTGGTCGCAGCAGTTCAACCAGGACAACGCTGCCGCCATCGAGCGCGGTGAAGTCGAGGCGGCGCCGCTCTCCGATGCGGCGTTTATCGAAAAGGCCTCGGGCATCAAAAGCCGCTTTGTCATGGACAAGGCCGGTATCCTCGACCCGCAGCGCATGAAGCCGCGCTTGCCCGAGCGCAGCAACGATGAACCGTCGGTGCTGTGTGAAATGGCCGTGGCCGCTGCCCGCCAGGCCCTGGAGCGCGCAGGCCGAACGGCGGCCGATGTCGACGGGGTGATCGTCGCCTGCTCCAACTTGCAGCGCCCGTACCCGGCCATCGCCATCGAAGTGCAACAGGCACTGGGTGTCCAGGGCTTTGCCTTCGACATGAACGTGGCCTGCTCGTCGGCCACCTTCGGTATCCAGACCGCCGCCAACAGCGTAGCGCTGGGCCAGGCGCGGGCAGTGCTGATGGTCAACCCCGAAGTGTGCACCGGTCACCTCAACTTCCGTGACCGTGACAGCCATTTCATATTTGGCGATGCTGCCACCGCCGTGTTGCTGGAGCGTGCCGACCAGGCCACTTCGGCGCACCAGTTCGATGTCGTCAGCAGCAAGCTTTGGACTGAGTTCTCCAACAACATCCGCAACAACTTCGGCTTCCTTAACCGTGCAGCGGAAGAGGGCGAAGGCGCTGCGGACAAGCTGTTCATCCAGGAAGGCCGCAAGGTGTTCCGCGAAGTATGCCCGAAGGTGGCCGAGCTGATCGGTGAGCACCTGGAGGAGAACGGGCTGCAGCCGAGCGACGTGAAGCGATTCTGGTTGCACCAGGCCAACCTCAGCATGAACCACCTGATCGTCAAGAAGCTGTTGGGGCGTGAAGTGGCCGAGGAAGATGCACCGGTGATTCTGGACCGTTACGCCAATACCAGCTCGGCGGGGTCGGTGATTGCGTTCCACCTGTACCAGGATGACCTGGCCAAGGGCTCGTTGGGCGTGTTGAGCTCGTTTGGTGCGGGGTATTCGATTGGTAGCGTGATTCTGCGCAAGCGCTGA
- a CDS encoding GNAT family N-acetyltransferase produces MTSLYSLAHLRDLPTATWDAHVPAGQPFLRHAFLSAMEDSGSVARSTGWAPEHLVLERDGQVRALLPAYRKWHSFGEYVFDHGWADACERAGIAYYPKLLGAVPFSPVSGPRLLAADPADGLLVLQALPEYLGKGGLSGAHINFTDPQLDAQMAGLPGWMERLGCQFHWRNHGYRDFQDFLDSLSSRKRKQMRKEREQVAGQGIDFRWYRGDELDEAQWDFVFLCYANTYAVRRRAPYLTREFFSLLAERMPEAVRVVMARQGGRDVAMALSLVGGDSLFGRYWGCLDEFDRLHFETCFYQGMDFAIAEGYQRFDAGAQGEHKLIRGFEPVLTRSWHYLLHPGLRRAVEDFLLQEREGVRGYAEEARGMLPYRRD; encoded by the coding sequence GTGACCAGCCTGTACAGCCTTGCCCATCTGCGTGATCTCCCGACAGCCACCTGGGATGCCCATGTGCCAGCCGGTCAACCCTTCCTGCGCCATGCTTTTCTCAGTGCAATGGAGGACAGCGGCAGCGTGGCGCGTAGCACTGGCTGGGCTCCCGAGCACCTGGTGCTGGAGCGTGACGGGCAGGTGCGGGCGCTGTTGCCCGCTTACCGCAAATGGCACTCGTTTGGCGAGTATGTGTTCGATCATGGTTGGGCCGACGCTTGTGAGCGGGCCGGTATCGCCTACTACCCCAAGCTGCTCGGCGCCGTGCCGTTCAGCCCGGTCAGTGGCCCGCGTTTGCTGGCTGCCGACCCAGCCGACGGCTTGCTGGTGCTACAGGCGCTACCGGAATACCTGGGTAAGGGTGGGTTGTCAGGGGCGCACATCAACTTCACCGACCCGCAGCTGGATGCGCAGATGGCTGGCTTGCCGGGGTGGATGGAGCGGTTGGGGTGCCAGTTTCATTGGCGCAATCACGGTTACCGCGACTTTCAGGACTTTCTCGACAGTCTTAGCTCGCGCAAGCGCAAGCAGATGCGCAAGGAACGCGAGCAGGTGGCGGGGCAAGGCATCGACTTTCGCTGGTATCGGGGCGACGAACTGGATGAAGCACAGTGGGACTTCGTCTTCCTGTGTTACGCCAACACCTATGCGGTACGCCGTCGGGCGCCTTACCTGACCCGCGAGTTTTTCAGCCTGCTGGCCGAACGCATGCCCGAGGCTGTGCGCGTGGTGATGGCCCGCCAGGGTGGGCGAGATGTGGCCATGGCCTTGAGCCTGGTGGGCGGTGACAGCCTGTTTGGCCGCTACTGGGGCTGCCTGGATGAGTTCGACCGGCTGCATTTCGAGACGTGTTTCTATCAGGGCATGGACTTTGCCATTGCCGAGGGTTACCAGCGTTTCGATGCCGGGGCGCAGGGGGAGCACAAGTTGATTCGCGGTTTCGAGCCGGTGTTGACGCGGTCGTGGCATTACCTGCTGCATCCGGGGTTGCGGCGGGCGGTGGAGGACTTTCTGCTGCAGGAACGGGAAGGGGTCAGGGGGTATGCCGAGGAGGCGCGGGGGATGTTGCCCTACCGCCGGGACTGA
- a CDS encoding ATP-binding cassette domain-containing protein gives MLYRRFERLIDIFRAAPSEAPPSTVWPFYLYYLRQVWPAFLALLVVGLFASLIEVAMFSYLSRIIDLAQGTPNANFFSEHSGELIWMLVVILLLRPVFFGLHDLLVHQTINPGMTSLIRWQNHTYVLKQSLNFFQSDFAGRIAQRIMQTGNSLRDSAVQAVDALWHVLIYAITSLVLFAEADWRLMLPLLMWIIGYIAALCYFVPRVKERSVISSDARSKLMGRIVDGYTNIATLKLFAHTDYEQQYAREAIREQTEKTQLASRVVTSMDVVITTLNGLLVATTTGLALWLWSQSLITVGAIALATGLVIRIVNMSGWIMWVVNGIFENIGMVQDGLQTIAQPVTVTDRPNAPALKVSRGAVRFDDVDFHYGKAANVIEGLNLDIRPGEKIGLIGPSGAGKSTLVNLLLRLYDVQGGRILIDGQDIAEVSQASLRAQIGMITQDTSLLHRSIRDNLLYGRPDASEAELIEAVRRARADEFIPQLSDAQGRTGFDAHVGERGVKLSGGQRQRIAIARVLLKNAPILIMDEATSALDSEVEAAIQESLETLMQGKTVIAIAHRLSTIARMDRLVVLDKGRIAESGSHSELLEQQGLYARLWHHQTGGFVGVD, from the coding sequence ATGCTGTACCGTCGTTTCGAAAGACTGATCGATATTTTCCGCGCGGCACCGAGCGAAGCCCCCCCGAGCACGGTGTGGCCGTTCTATCTGTACTACCTGCGCCAGGTATGGCCTGCTTTTCTCGCGCTGCTGGTGGTTGGCCTGTTCGCCTCGCTGATCGAGGTGGCGATGTTCAGCTACCTCAGCCGCATCATCGACCTGGCCCAGGGTACGCCCAATGCCAACTTCTTCAGCGAGCACAGCGGCGAGCTGATCTGGATGCTGGTGGTGATCCTGCTGCTGCGGCCAGTGTTCTTCGGCCTGCATGACCTGCTGGTGCACCAGACCATCAACCCTGGCATGACCAGCCTAATCCGCTGGCAGAACCATACCTACGTGCTCAAGCAGAGCCTGAACTTCTTCCAGAGCGACTTTGCCGGGCGCATTGCTCAACGCATCATGCAGACCGGCAACTCGCTGCGCGACTCCGCCGTGCAGGCCGTGGACGCGTTATGGCATGTGCTGATCTACGCCATTACGTCGCTGGTGTTGTTTGCCGAGGCCGACTGGCGCCTGATGCTGCCGCTGCTGATGTGGATCATCGGCTACATCGCCGCGCTCTGCTACTTCGTGCCGAGGGTGAAGGAACGCTCGGTGATTTCTTCCGACGCCCGCTCCAAGCTCATGGGGCGTATCGTCGATGGCTACACCAACATCGCCACCCTCAAGCTGTTCGCCCACACCGACTACGAACAGCAATACGCTCGCGAAGCAATCCGCGAACAAACCGAAAAAACCCAGCTGGCCTCACGGGTGGTCACCAGCATGGACGTGGTCATCACCACCCTCAACGGCCTGCTGGTGGCCACCACCACGGGCCTGGCGCTGTGGCTGTGGAGCCAGTCGCTGATCACCGTCGGCGCCATCGCCCTGGCCACTGGCCTGGTGATCCGCATCGTCAACATGTCAGGCTGGATCATGTGGGTGGTCAACGGCATTTTCGAGAACATCGGCATGGTGCAGGACGGCCTGCAGACCATCGCCCAGCCGGTCACCGTCACCGACAGGCCCAATGCGCCGGCACTGAAGGTCAGCCGCGGCGCGGTGCGTTTCGATGACGTCGACTTCCATTACGGCAAGGCTGCCAATGTCATCGAAGGGCTCAACCTGGACATCCGCCCTGGTGAGAAAATTGGCTTGATCGGCCCATCAGGGGCAGGCAAGTCGACCCTGGTCAACCTGCTGTTACGCCTGTACGACGTGCAGGGTGGGCGCATCCTGATCGACGGCCAGGACATTGCCGAGGTCAGCCAGGCCAGCTTGCGTGCGCAGATCGGCATGATCACCCAGGACACCTCGCTGTTGCACCGTTCGATCCGCGACAACTTGCTGTATGGTCGCCCAGATGCCAGCGAGGCGGAGTTGATCGAAGCCGTGCGCCGTGCCCGCGCCGACGAGTTCATCCCGCAACTGTCGGATGCCCAGGGGCGTACCGGCTTCGATGCCCATGTGGGGGAGCGCGGGGTCAAGTTGTCGGGCGGTCAGCGTCAGCGTATCGCCATTGCCCGGGTCCTGTTGAAGAATGCGCCGATCCTGATCATGGACGAGGCCACTTCAGCGCTGGACTCGGAGGTGGAGGCTGCCATCCAGGAAAGCCTGGAGACGCTGATGCAGGGCAAGACGGTGATTGCCATCGCCCACCGGCTTTCCACCATTGCCCGTATGGACCGGTTGGTAGTGCTGGACAAGGGACGAATTGCCGAAAGTGGCAGCCACAGTGAGTTGCTGGAACAGCAAGGGCTGTATGCCCGGTTGTGGCACCACCAGACCGGGGGCTTTGTCGGGGTCGATTGA